One genomic region from Microcystis panniformis FACHB-1757 encodes:
- a CDS encoding glycosyltransferase family 4 protein: MRIALFTETFLPKIDGIVTRLKHTVEHLQRLGHQVLVFSPDGGLKEYKGAKIHGVTGIPLPLYPELKMAFPRPSVGQALERFKPDIIHVVNPAILGVGGIYFAKTMNIPLVASYHTHLPQYLQHYGLGSLEGLLWELLKLAHNQASLNLCTSTAMVQELSSRGIEKVELWQRGVDTELFQPHLKSPAMRLKLSQNNPDSPLLLYVGRVSAEKEIDRIKPVLEAIPQARFAIVGDGPHREALTSHFADTNTHFVGYLQGLELASAFASADAFLFPSRTETLGLVLLESMAAGCPVVAANSGGIPDIVTDGVNGHLFDPRDEKGLISATQRLLTAKAEREELRRNARLEAEKWAWQAATKQLLNYYHQVLKNNSVAFAA; the protein is encoded by the coding sequence ATGCGAATTGCTCTTTTTACAGAAACTTTCTTACCGAAAATCGATGGCATTGTCACCCGTCTTAAACATACCGTAGAACACCTACAAAGATTAGGTCATCAGGTATTAGTTTTCTCTCCCGATGGCGGTTTAAAAGAGTACAAAGGTGCTAAGATTCATGGAGTTACAGGGATTCCCTTACCCCTATATCCGGAATTAAAAATGGCTTTCCCCCGGCCTTCAGTCGGTCAAGCTTTAGAGAGGTTCAAACCTGATATTATTCATGTGGTTAACCCGGCTATTTTAGGGGTGGGAGGCATTTATTTTGCCAAAACTATGAACATTCCCCTCGTCGCTTCCTATCATACCCATCTCCCCCAATACCTACAACACTATGGATTAGGTTCCCTAGAAGGATTACTCTGGGAATTATTAAAATTGGCCCACAATCAAGCAAGTTTAAATCTCTGCACTTCCACTGCTATGGTACAAGAATTATCTAGTCGTGGCATTGAAAAGGTCGAGCTTTGGCAAAGGGGAGTTGATACGGAATTATTTCAACCTCATTTAAAATCCCCAGCTATGAGACTGAAATTATCCCAAAATAACCCCGATAGTCCTCTCTTATTATATGTTGGTCGAGTGTCGGCCGAAAAAGAAATTGATCGCATTAAACCAGTATTAGAAGCGATTCCCCAAGCAAGATTTGCCATTGTGGGAGATGGTCCCCATCGGGAAGCTTTAACAAGTCATTTTGCCGACACAAATACCCATTTTGTCGGTTATTTACAGGGGTTAGAATTAGCCTCCGCTTTTGCTTCCGCAGATGCTTTTCTTTTTCCCTCACGCACAGAAACCCTCGGTTTGGTACTTTTAGAATCCATGGCTGCCGGTTGTCCGGTGGTGGCGGCAAATTCGGGGGGAATTCCCGATATTGTCACCGATGGAGTTAATGGTCATCTCTTCGATCCTAGGGATGAAAAAGGTTTAATTAGTGCCACCCAAAGATTACTAACCGCCAAGGCAGAAAGAGAGGAATTACGACGAAATGCGCGCCTAGAAGCGGAAAAATGGGCATGGCAAGCGGCCACCAAACAGTTATTAAATTACTATCACCA